From a region of the Candidatus Jettenia caeni genome:
- a CDS encoding pyruvate dehydrogenase, with protein MDIKREDLVQLYYYLRLTRRLEERFTSLYHQGKILGGAWTSNGTEAVSVGYGYALKRDDIAAPYFRDMGVFLVRGITPKRLMAQYLGRKTGVTGGKEGNVHVGDLNFGVIGFPSHLADNYPVGAGVALAFKIRGEKRVVAACTGDGGTSRGDFHEGMNLASVRKLPIVFICNNNQYAYSTPLQLQMAIKNIADRSLAYNIPGKIVDGNNVIAVYTAAKEAYEVARDGGGPTFIECKTMRMHGHSEHDSAKYVPRELLEEWKKKDPILHMENYLLEGSISTREELEDIDTRVKKEVDEAEAFAEESPYPDPEDCLKGVYATPL; from the coding sequence ATGGATATTAAGCGAGAAGATCTCGTACAGCTATACTATTATCTGAGATTGACCCGAAGGCTGGAAGAACGGTTTACATCGCTCTATCATCAGGGAAAGATACTGGGAGGCGCATGGACAAGTAATGGTACAGAGGCTGTTTCTGTCGGGTACGGCTATGCCCTTAAGAGAGACGATATAGCAGCTCCTTATTTCAGGGATATGGGAGTTTTCCTGGTCAGAGGTATTACCCCAAAGCGCCTTATGGCTCAATATCTCGGGCGAAAGACCGGTGTTACTGGTGGTAAGGAAGGGAATGTTCATGTTGGGGATTTGAATTTTGGTGTTATTGGATTCCCCAGTCATCTGGCGGATAATTATCCTGTAGGAGCAGGTGTTGCTCTCGCCTTTAAGATACGGGGCGAAAAAAGGGTTGTTGCCGCATGCACCGGGGATGGTGGAACGAGCCGTGGTGATTTTCATGAGGGGATGAATCTCGCATCGGTAAGGAAATTACCGATTGTGTTTATCTGTAACAATAACCAATATGCCTACTCGACGCCATTGCAGTTACAAATGGCCATTAAAAATATTGCGGACCGCTCCCTTGCTTATAATATCCCCGGTAAAATTGTAGACGGAAACAATGTGATAGCCGTTTATACTGCGGCAAAGGAAGCCTACGAGGTCGCAAGAGATGGCGGCGGCCCTACCTTTATAGAATGCAAGACCATGAGGATGCACGGTCATTCAGAACATGACAGCGCTAAATATGTGCCGCGGGAATTATTGGAAGAGTGGAAGAAGAAAGACCCGATTTTGCATATGGAAAACTATTTGCTGGAAGGTAGTATATCTACAAGAGAGGAACTGGAAGACATCGACACACGGGTAAAAAAAGAGGTTGACGAGGCTGAGGCATTTGCGGAGGAAAGTCCATATCCTGATCCGGAAGACTGCCTGAAGGGTGTTTATGCAACACCTCTCTAG